From Rhizobium favelukesii, the proteins below share one genomic window:
- a CDS encoding imelysin family protein has protein sequence MKLNKNFCAAVALAVAPTALLAIPAYAAPDAAAVVKHYAEVAHAKYEDSLATAKAIDAAIDAMLKNPTDETLKAARAAWIKARVPYQQTEVYRFGNPIVDDWEGKVNAWPLDEGLIDYVDASYGTESDENSLYVANVIANKTIKIDGKDVDASKLTPEFLSGTLAEAGGVEANVATGYHAIEFLLWGQDLTGTGPGAGNRPATDYDLKNCTHGNCDRRAEYLKSASTLLVSDLQEMTNNWAPDGEATKHVEVDPKAGLVAILTGMGSLSYGELAGERMKLGLLLHDPEEEHDCFSDNTYNSHLNDAIGIAAAYTGDYTRVDGTKMAGPSLHDLVAAKDKKVDKEMQAKLKKTLDAMQVMAKRGQNVEKYDQMIGEGNKKGNAVVQAAIDGLVDQTKSVQRVIAALDLGTVKLEGSDSLDNPGAVFQ, from the coding sequence ATGAAACTCAACAAGAATTTCTGCGCAGCCGTGGCGCTGGCCGTAGCCCCAACCGCCCTGCTCGCCATTCCCGCCTATGCGGCACCGGATGCTGCTGCAGTCGTCAAGCATTACGCCGAAGTTGCGCATGCGAAGTACGAAGACTCGCTGGCGACGGCCAAGGCCATCGACGCTGCAATCGACGCCATGCTCAAGAATCCGACAGACGAAACGCTGAAGGCCGCTCGCGCCGCCTGGATCAAGGCCCGCGTGCCCTATCAGCAGACGGAAGTCTATCGTTTCGGCAACCCGATCGTTGACGACTGGGAAGGCAAGGTTAACGCCTGGCCACTCGATGAAGGCCTGATCGATTATGTCGACGCCTCCTACGGCACCGAGAGCGACGAAAACTCGCTCTACGTCGCCAATGTCATTGCCAACAAGACCATCAAAATCGACGGCAAGGATGTCGACGCGTCCAAGCTGACGCCTGAGTTCCTGTCCGGCACGCTGGCAGAAGCCGGCGGCGTCGAAGCCAACGTCGCAACGGGCTACCACGCCATCGAGTTCCTTCTCTGGGGCCAGGATCTGACCGGAACCGGCCCCGGTGCCGGCAACCGCCCTGCCACCGACTACGACCTCAAGAATTGCACGCACGGCAATTGCGATCGCCGCGCCGAATATCTGAAGTCCGCCTCGACGCTGCTCGTTTCCGACCTTCAGGAAATGACCAACAATTGGGCTCCGGACGGCGAAGCCACCAAGCATGTGGAAGTCGATCCGAAGGCTGGCCTCGTTGCGATCCTGACCGGCATGGGTTCGCTCTCCTACGGCGAGCTGGCCGGTGAGCGCATGAAGCTCGGCCTGCTGCTGCATGATCCGGAAGAAGAGCACGATTGCTTCTCCGACAACACCTACAACTCGCACCTCAACGACGCGATCGGCATCGCCGCCGCTTACACGGGCGATTACACCCGCGTTGACGGCACGAAGATGGCCGGTCCGTCGCTGCATGATCTTGTCGCAGCCAAGGACAAGAAGGTCGACAAGGAAATGCAGGCCAAGCTGAAGAAGACGCTCGACGCAATGCAGGTCATGGCCAAGCGTGGTCAGAACGTCGAGAAGTACGACCAGATGATTGGCGAAGGCAACAAGAAGGGCAACGCTGTCGTTCAGGCAGCTATCGATGGCCTCGTCGACCAGACAAAGTCGGTGCAGCGCGTTATTGCCGCACTCGATCTCGGCACGGTGAAGCTTGAAGGTTCCGACAGCTTGGATAATCCTGGCGCGGTCTTCCAATAA
- a CDS encoding RsmB/NOP family class I SAM-dependent RNA methyltransferase produces the protein MRLGGRLEGAISVLADIDARRRPVADALKDWGLAHRFAGSGDRAAIGNIVYDALRMRLSHAWLMDDDRASAIAYAVMFRQWSFTPETLAAELMDDKFAPSPLSEAALSAFNNRMLADAPAHVQGDIPEWVQSSFESAFGDHWLAEAQALAGRPTLDLRANILKATRDKTVKALERAGAQEATIARYGIRIPAGEGASRLPNVTAELSFQKGWFEVQDEGSQIVADLVLPKDGEQVLDYCAGGGGKTLAMSAAMHNKGQVHAYDADRKRLAPIIERLRRAGTRNVQVHDDAKALKGLSERCDKVLVDAPCTGTGTWRRRPDTKWRLTAKNLDERTAQQQDALKQASAFVRPGGELIYVTCSVLPQENEDQVRRFTAENGDYDIVSALPAWDGLFGKDRPRPRSSDDKTITLTPASTDTDGFFFCRMQRKG, from the coding sequence ATGCGTTTGGGCGGACGGCTCGAAGGGGCGATTTCGGTTCTTGCAGATATCGATGCCCGCAGACGGCCTGTCGCCGATGCATTGAAGGACTGGGGCCTCGCCCATCGGTTTGCCGGATCCGGGGATCGCGCGGCGATCGGCAATATTGTCTATGATGCGCTTCGTATGCGCCTCTCCCACGCCTGGCTGATGGACGATGACCGTGCATCCGCGATCGCCTATGCGGTGATGTTCCGGCAGTGGAGCTTCACGCCGGAAACCCTTGCCGCGGAACTTATGGACGACAAGTTCGCACCCAGCCCGCTTTCGGAAGCGGCGCTATCCGCCTTCAACAACCGCATGCTGGCCGATGCCCCCGCTCATGTTCAGGGCGATATTCCCGAATGGGTCCAGTCCTCCTTTGAAAGCGCCTTCGGCGATCACTGGCTTGCCGAGGCGCAGGCGCTTGCCGGGCGTCCCACGCTCGACTTGCGCGCCAACATCCTGAAAGCCACCCGCGACAAGACGGTCAAGGCGCTCGAAAGAGCCGGGGCACAGGAGGCGACGATCGCCCGGTACGGCATCCGGATTCCCGCCGGCGAAGGCGCCTCCCGGCTTCCAAACGTGACGGCCGAGCTTTCGTTCCAAAAAGGCTGGTTCGAAGTGCAGGACGAGGGATCGCAGATCGTTGCCGATCTCGTGCTTCCCAAAGATGGCGAACAGGTTCTCGACTATTGCGCGGGCGGCGGCGGCAAGACACTCGCCATGTCGGCGGCCATGCACAACAAGGGCCAGGTCCACGCCTATGATGCGGATCGCAAGCGGCTTGCCCCGATCATCGAACGGCTGAGGCGCGCGGGAACGCGGAATGTCCAAGTGCATGACGACGCCAAGGCGCTGAAGGGCCTCAGCGAGCGCTGCGACAAGGTGCTTGTCGACGCGCCTTGCACCGGAACCGGCACATGGCGGCGGCGACCCGATACCAAATGGCGTCTGACCGCCAAGAATCTCGACGAGCGCACTGCCCAACAGCAAGACGCTCTCAAACAGGCCAGCGCCTTTGTCCGCCCGGGCGGCGAGCTGATCTATGTGACCTGCTCGGTGCTGCCGCAGGAGAACGAGGACCAGGTTCGGCGGTTCACTGCCGAAAATGGCGACTACGACATCGTCAGCGCCCTGCCGGCGTGGGACGGCTTGTTCGGAAAGGACAGACCGCGTCCCCGCTCGTCCGACGACAAGACCATCACCCTCACGCCCGCCTCCACGGATACGGACGGTTTCTTTTTCTGCCGCATGCAGCGTAAGGGCTGA
- a CDS encoding septal ring lytic transglycosylase RlpA family protein: MKKICRSVIAAATIAACSTILPVEGFAANGCGGASWYALRSKTASGERMNPTINTAAHRSLAFGTKLKVTNRRNGRSVVVRVNDRGPFIRGRVLDLSRAAAQNIGMVSSGTAKVCYEVIG, translated from the coding sequence TTGAAGAAAATTTGCCGTTCTGTTATCGCAGCAGCAACGATTGCAGCCTGTTCTACCATCCTTCCCGTTGAAGGATTTGCTGCAAATGGTTGCGGTGGCGCATCATGGTACGCACTTCGCTCCAAAACCGCTTCCGGGGAACGTATGAACCCGACCATCAATACTGCAGCACATCGTTCACTGGCATTTGGCACGAAGCTGAAAGTTACCAACCGCAGAAACGGACGCAGTGTCGTCGTCCGCGTCAACGATCGTGGCCCATTCATTCGTGGCCGCGTCCTCGATCTCTCCCGTGCCGCCGCCCAGAACATTGGTATGGTCAGCAGCGGCACTGCGAAGGTCTGCTACGAGGTCATAGGCTAA